In Fulvia fulva chromosome 8, complete sequence, the DNA window GTCCTGCTTTTCGGATCCGATCGCTTTGAGCCACACTTCAAGGGCATCCTGGGTGTCCGAGAAGAAGACGTTGTCACGGTAGAAGATATGTAGTGCTTCGCGGCGGATTTGATGGCAGGTGAGGAGCAGGGCTGGTTCCGTCGCTTGGTGGTAGCTGAGTTGGACACCTCTGGCTGCTTCGCCGGCGTTCGCTGATCTTTCGCAGAGGCGAATTGGATCGTCTTGTATTAGTGCTGCTTTGTAGATCAATTCACGGAGCTCTCCCGGGAGTTGTAGCAGTCTTGACGCTGACATGATCGATTCGAACGTTAGCTCAGGTTCGTGTGTCCAAGTCGTAGTGAGAGTCGTTGGAAGTATTGCGTCGCTGATATTGTACTAGAGTCTATGAATTAGTCTGATTAGGAGTAGAGCGAGAAGTGCTTGTTGACAGGTCGAGGAAAGACCGATGTTGTCAGTTGACGGATGCCAGCCGATGACCGTCCGAGCAGGAAACCATCAAAGTGCCGACAGTTGACGTCTCCATTGCCCTTCGGGAAATGGCGCATGATCTGAACATATCGCGCTGGCCACCATTAAGCCAGGCTAATCAGCTGCAGATATGGAAACCAAGCTGTATGGGATTGAACAATTCTTGGCTAGGGTACATACCCGCAATGTCACCGCCGCTCTACGCCCTTTCCACCCAAAACTCAGCCATACGCCCAATATCGCAGTTCGTATCCCAATAGTGATGCATTACTTCGTGCTCCATAAACTGCGTTCCGTGTGCCTCGTGTCTGTTACTATGTACACCTCTTCGCATTTCGGCTTCAAGGTCCTTGCACCTTATGATCACCCGCTACAGCCTGCGCATAGCTCGGTGGCACTTCTCCACTCGGTCCTGCTAGGCTCTGTGGCTCAGGTGCTTGCGGTCGATTCGCGTGTGGGTGTGTCGCTTGCTTCTTCGTCTTCGGCTGCTGTGGCTGGACGAACCCTGCCTGCTGGCCTGGGAACTGGGAGTTTGTGGTGCTGTTGACTGTTCCATAATCTCCCTGCTGGCCGCCTTGTGGTCCGTATCGTGGTGCGCCTTGTTGGACGTAGTAATATGTTACTGTGCCGCGCTCTGCGTCCTGCTGTGCCACTTCTTCATAGGTTGGTTCGGGGTAGACTGCGATGATGTACCATGCGTGAAGGAGACCTGGGAGGAAGCCGAGACCTGTGGTGGTGTTAGTTGCGTCCGTGGCCATGAGGAGCAGTGGCGACATACAGCATAGCGCAATGTTGATGAGACTGTCGGCGCTGCAAACGCCTCTCTTCACCCAGACAGCCAGAGGTGGGAAGAGGATGGCGATCAAGCCGAGGAAGACGTCGCTACCGCACATTGTTGCTGAAGTAAGATATGTGTGGTCGGTAGTGTCTGGCGATGTGTATGCTCAAGAAGGAGAGTAGAATGTAGGAGCCTAATAGGTATGCTCGTGGGACATGTGACGCAGTTTAGTGGCGCAGTTGATCTGCGCGAAGTGGCAGCAATTCGGTTTCAGCCGGCGTTTTCGGCCACCGTACAATATCGACTTTGACCTTCCAGAACAACCCACCATTAGAACATCCACTAACATAGCAATGGCAGCGCTGGGAGACCGACGACGCCTCAACGCACCGGCAGGAGGCACAGCGCCACCAGTCTTCGCCACTGCTCAAGATTTTCAGATCGAGCGTCCTTCACGGAGCAGAAACGCAGACGAACATCGCAAAATCTTTCTACGAACAGGCGTAGTGCCATCAGCTAGCGGCAGCGCCTACTACGAGATCCAACCACAAATTACAGATGCCTCAAGCAAGCTCCTTGTACCATCATCCTCAAATCTGAAGATCTCCTGCACCGTCCATGGCCCACGACCTTTACCACGAAATGCAGCATTCAGTCCCAACCTGCTGCTGACAACACATGTCAAATTCGCCCCCTTTGCCACTCGCCAACGACGAGGGTATGTCAGAGATGCGAGCGAGCGAGACTTGGGGGTTCATCTCGAGACTGCGTTACGTGGCGTGATCATCGGTGAGCGTTGGCCGAAGAGTGGCTGCGAAGTCATCATCACTGTATTGGAAGGCGAAGAGGATGGATGGTGGGGAGACGCTCAAAGTGGAGGCAAAGCTGGAGGATGGGGTACGATGAATGTGCTGGCTGGGTGTATCACTGTCGCAAGTGCAGCGCTCGCTGATGCTGGGATCGATTGTGTGGATCTGGTTTCTGGAGGCGTTGCTGCTCTTTCGAGCAATCGAGGCGATACGCTACTGGACCCCTCGCAACCTGAGCAGGATATCAAGGCTGCTTGTGTAGTGGGCTATTTGAAATCGAGAGACGAGATCACCCAGATGTGGATGAAGGGAGATGCCGGTATTCACAGCGAAGCGCTCATTGACAGTGCTGTGAAGGCAGCCGTTTTGACCAGGTCTGTCTTGGCAGAGGcagtaaaggaagcggcggAGCTCGAGCTGACAAAGTTGCCTGATACCACCAATGGCAAGCCGGTAGAACCAGTCAAGAAACAGAAGGACGTAGTGATGACTGGGTGATTGCAGCAACGAGGCGCGGAATGTTACAGACATGGGGCATAAGTCACGGTCTGTACGACTCGGGTTCGAGAATTGTTTGGTCCGTTGTAGCAGGGAATCTGCGCGAGACACAATGAATGTATCGGACGAAGCAAACGAACGTCTCTCCATAAGAAGATCAGAGACGGCCCAAGCCCTGGTGACTTCTTTCTAGTCAAAGAATACCATGGCGGAGCAAAACAAGGCCAACGCTGCCAACAAGGCTGCCTTTGCTGCGATGGAAGCACAACCCGAGACGAAAGCAGATGAAGATAACGAAGCGGAGCATAGTGTCGTTGCACAACCCTCTTCCAGACGCCAAAGCCAGCACAAAAGGGCCGCTCAAGATACCGAAGCGGTTGAGAAGTACATGGAAGCGCAACCAAAATCGAAGAACCTCTTGTGGAGCACCCTCAGCGGAGAGGCTCGCCGCCAACTCAGAGCAGCCAGTCGAGCATTGGCAGACAAGATCACAGATCTGAGAGTGGAAGCAGGTGAGCTGAGATTCGACGCTGGCAACCGGCCAGGCGAAGACGCTGAGATCCTAGAGGCCAGAGCTGCCGAACTGGATATCGAACGGGGTCAAGCAGAGGCTTTGCATAAAGCGCAGTTTGGTGGTGGACCTTGAATGGAAGTAGACAATCAGTCGCAAAGAATGAACAGCTTTACTTGATGAGTGCATAGTAATGTCCTATCCGCTGATGGTAAGCGTGAAGTAAGCCGCGCTTTGTCCAAAGCTGTTCCTCTCTGCCCCTTGCTATCCATAGCATATGCTCTTGCTCTCCTGTATTGATTGCTCACAGGCACTGAGGGACCATGAGTATGGATAGCTGATGGTCATCATCACACCGTTCGCTCTCACATCGTTGCAATACTGCCCATCTCAAACCCCACCAGCAGGTGACCTCGACTTCCATTGCTCACTCCCTCTGCTATGACACTCTGTTGATCGCATCGCCACCACACGTCGTGACAAGAACCGTATCGAACAAAGTTTGCCAATAAGAAGAGAACTGCGTCGTGACAAAAAGTGGTTACATCGTGTCTATGCTGTGGGCTTTAACAGGATTTCAGGCCAGTTCGCGCAGACGGCATCTTCGCTATCGAACTCCAATTCACCATCTTCTTCCCGCGGTACTGATGATGGACTCCGAAGCCCTGGAATTGGGTACTTCCACAATCCTATGGGGCGTAGTTCTTGGGAAGGACGTCTTCTATAACATATGTAACAACCCGGCCGGTGAACAATGGTCAAGTCAGGACAAAAAGGTATTGCGCATGCGCTCGAAATGAATGAGCTAGTCGAGTGTAGGGCCGCATGTGATCGATATAGTGAATGGAACTTCGCCACCAGCTGCGTCGGATTATCACCCCACTCCTTTGAGTTAATTGTAGGTCTAGACATTCCACTTCCGACCTTAGACTAACACCACAGCATACGCACCAGCGCAGTCCCCGTCAAGATGTTGGGCTTGAAACACCGACTCGAGGCGCTGCCTCAGGAGCTGTATGGTACGTCCGTGTCGGTACGCCGTGAGGCACGGCAGCTACTGACCTCTCCTTCGCAGACATGATCCACGACCACACCTTCACCATACTGCCTACTTACCAGCTCATTGCCGCTACCTACAAACCGCCATCAATCCTACAAGTCAATAGATCCATTCGTACCGGGCTCTTACCGACCTACTACTCCACCACGACATTCGAGTTCATCAGCCCGGGGATCTACGAAAAGTGGTGGAGCAGACAAGAGTCGCAAGTGTCGGATCTATTCGCTAACCACCGTCCTGACTCCATCAACGGCACTCTCTGCCGGATCGATACCACGGACGTCGAAGAGCTCAGCTCGGGAGTCAACATTCTCCTCGACCAGATGTTTCGCCAGTGGTTTGACATGCCGTTCATTATGCCGGAAGTCGAGTTCGTCGACGAGATGCGGGTAAGGCCCCGTCTGGGTACTGCTTGGGATAGTTCGGATTCCTGCTAATCCTACTTCCAGGTACGGCTTGACTTGCAGCAGTTGTGGCACTTGAAGGCATACAGGCTGTATTGCCTTGGTCAACGGCATGGGGACACGGGAACACTCCAGCGTCCAAGCCGCAGTCGCTATTGGCGGTTTAAATTGACCCGCTGCTGGAAGAAGATGGCCAATGTGCTGAGAGGCAAAAAGGTGTAAATCTTAAAAGAGATGATGAAGCCTTCATGTTTCGAAGTCAGGTGATTGAGGTTCGCAGAGATCGAGAGGAGGATTCGAAGGCGTTGTTGCTTGCCGATGATTTTATGCGAGCAATGTTGAACATAGAGTAACCGCTGGGACTCAAGCTTTCCTGAGATCCTCCGTCTTAGGGCTATGACTGATGCTCTCTTGGCTGCTGAGCAGCTGAACAACCTTGTCAGCCTGCAGATTACTCCACAACTTCGATCCTCTCAAAGTTGGACGATTGCGGGTTTGATGATATCCTATCTCCGAGAGTGTGTAGTATAAGGAGGCAAAGCTCGGGTCCTGCTCAATTTGCTTCACACCTCTCTCACATATCAGAATTAACATGGAGACCATCGCCGCACCTCTCCGTGGCAAGTGCGCGTTGGTCACAGGCGGATCGAGAGGCATCGGCGCAGCCATCGCCATCAAGCTCGCAGAGCAGGGCTGTTCGAAGATCGCCATAACCTATAGCTCGAACCAGATCAAAGCGGAGGAGGTCCTTGCAGCCATCGCCCAGATCTGTCCTGAAATCAAGACTTGCACGTTTTCAGCAAACCTGGCCGACCCAAACTTCGGCGAGGTCGTCATCGAAAGAACTCTGTCTGGCCTAAAGACTGATAAGATTGACATCGTCATCTCCAACGCTGCGAGTGTGGACATCGGACAAATGTCCCCAGCAGCCTCGATGCCAAAGCCAGAATGGGATGCGATGATGACACAGAACGCCTGGAGTCCTCTAGCTTTGGCACGGGCTGCAGTAACCAAAATGCCACCAGGTGGCCGTATCATCATGCTCTCCTCAGGGAGCTCAAAGGTCGCCTTTGGAGATCCGACCGTAGCATACGCAGCATCAAAGGCTGCCATGGACAGTGTCGCCAAGAACCTCGCAGCGATTTGGGGCGTTCAGTACGGCGTTACTGTCAATTCTGTGTCAGTTGGAGCTACTGCGACGGACGCGTTCAAGAAGGGACTCGAGCAATGGGGCGAGGAGTTTGCGAAGTGGTCCGGGGAGCTGAGCTTGCTCGAGAGGCATGGCGAGGCGAGGGAGGTTGCGGCCATTGTTGCGTTCATTGCGAGTCCGGAGGCTAGTTGGATCGTGGGTAATCAGATTCCGGCGAATGGTGGTAGTCTTTCAGTGCTGCAGGGCTAGACATTGCATCGTCCATATTTTCCAATGTGACCTTCATGCTCATGTGTCTCAGTGCCATCTCGAAGTGCCATACGGTCCATGGTAAATCCCCGGCAGCCTACTACACGCACGCTGGTAGTCGTGCTTGATCGGAGGATGGACGATGGTATCGGAAGTGGCGAAGGGTGGAAGGAAAATCGTGCTGACTCATCCAATCTTGAAGCACATGACCTCCAATCGCTCTTGCTTCTTTCATCTGCCACCCACGATGCCCGTGCAATGGACAATGCAGACGAAGACGACGACATCAAGCTGGCGAAGGCCTCCATAGGCTTGCTGAACAGCCTTGAGCAGGATATCCCGAAGCTACTATACAAGTCTGCACTGACCGGAACACGAAGCAAACGCGTGCACACGAGAGTCAAGAGACGCCATCTCGACCATGTCGTCAACCTTGTACGCTACTCCCATCTCCCCCCCAAGATGCAGCCAGGCTCATGACGGGGCCTAGATTGAGCCCTTCCAAGGCGACCCCCAACTGCTCGATGCGAAGCTGAAGACAATTCTGCCTCCGATAGTGGATGCCTACCTGGAGTACCTGGTCAGTGGCGAACGGAAACCCGTAGACAAGCATGTCAACCTTCAATTCGCGGTGTGCAATCTTCTGTACACCTTATGTAAGGTCCGCGGCTATAAGATCATTGTCGCCTTCTTGAACAACGAGCCGCGCTTTCTTGAGCATGTGCTGGAAGCTCTTGAGCAGTATGACTCCGGCGAAGACACCAGCCTCGCGACATGGCAAGTACCATATGTTCTTTTGCTCTGGCTTGGTCATCTGCTACTGGCACCATTCGACCTGAGCTCAATATCTGCAAAGTCTCCGCAGTTGCCAGGATCTGCTCCGGAACAGGACCTTCCTCCACTTGTGCATCGCCTTCTCCACATAGGAAGGAAGTATCTGCACAGCTCTACCAAGGCTCAGGATGCGGCGTCAGCTATGCTCGTACGCTTAGCAATCCGTCCTGATGTCCTTCCTCTAAGACTGGCCGATCGATGGACAGCAGAGCACTTACCAAAGCTCACACAGAGCGCCAGTAACACGCAAAACATGTACGCCACACTGGGATCCCTACGTCTCATGGTCGGTGTGGCCTCAGCATCTGAGCTGAGTCACCTCGTGCCAGACATATATCGACCGTGCGCAGCGGCATTCGATGAACACGACAGCTCTGCTCTTTCCTCCAACGCAGTGGCCAAGAAGCTGATCGTGAAGATCTTCCGCAACATTGCCACCCTGGCTTTGAGGTCAGTCGCCACCTCAGGACCACTACTACATTTTTTGCAGACCACAGACGTGCTAGAAGACGTCATCGACTACCTACTGCGCTCCTTGAGCGACAAAGATACGCCAGTCCGATTCGCGGCCGCAAAAGCGACCAGTCTGATCGTGCTGGAGCTTGACCCTGAAATGGCACATGACGTGATCCAGGCTGTCCTGGACTCCTTCAAAGAGGACATGCCCCGAGATGACGGCAGTCTTGACTTCTCGACCACAAATGCGCTGAGGTGGCATGGTCTAACCCTGACACTCTCGCACATGCTGTTCAAACGATCGGCGTCGGTGCAGCAATTACCTGACATTCTCATCGCTTTAATCGCGGCCCTGCAGTACCAGCAACGCACAGCTACTGGAAGCACTCTGGGCACGAATGTGCGTGATGCGGCCAACTTTGGTATCTGGTCGCTGGCGCGGCGTTACATCACTGCTGAACTTCTTCTTGTACCAATGGAGGCTTTCCACACCAAACAAGAAACCATCATACAGCATCTGGCTGTACAGCTCATACTCTCAGCTTGCTTCGATCCAGCCGGTAATATACGTAGAGGATCCTCTGCTGCGCTACAGGAACTAGTGGGCCGCCATCCTGACCAGGTTCACCAAGGTATCAGCCTCGTGCAGATCGTCGACTACCTAGCAGTAAGCTTACGCAGCCGAGCGATGGTCGACATTGCCAACAAGGCCGCCAGGCTGCATTCGGCGTTCTGGCCAGCAGTGCTCGCTGGCACCTTAGGCTGGCGAGGCTTGGGATCTGCAGATCTTCCCTCGCGTGAGGCAGCAGCAAGCTCCATTGCAGGCCTCATCACATCTGCACAGGACCAAATAACAATCCTGCAGCTTGTCGGCGGGCACCTCTTGATGTGCTCTCCTCGTGACACCGAGTTGCTACATGGCATGTTTCTCGCAGCAGCCAATGTAATAGAGCAAGCCTTGGCTGGCGACCAAGACCGCTATCGATCGCTTCTGGCGTTCCTGCCTTCACTAATTCAGCATGTTGACATACTGCAAGAAGCGATACAGGACTTCTCATCACGTACTCTGCGCTCGGACTTGTCTGCTAGCATGGCACGTTATATCACCGCTCTTTACAAGAGCATGATGCATTCTGAAAGTCCCGCCGTTGATGGTGAGCGATTGAAGGGCCTCGATTCCATCGTGGACAAGCTCTTGACTCGCCACGAAGAGAGCATCATCGCAACCATACCCGAACTTGTAAGAGCCATGCTCGCTCTGAAGCGTGCTCGCAGCCTTCCACTTGGCAACATCGGGGTGCAAACGCTGAGCAAGAGGGTGAGCATTGACGGAGCAATGAGTACAATGCACAGTGCCGGTAGAGCGATCGCCTTGGGCGCCTTAGCGCCCTGCTACGAATCGTCTGGC includes these proteins:
- a CDS encoding Tubulin-specific chaperone D encodes the protein MDNADEDDDIKLAKASIGLLNSLEQDIPKLLYKSALTGTRSKRVHTRVKRRHLDHVVNLIEPFQGDPQLLDAKLKTILPPIVDAYLEYLVSGERKPVDKHVNLQFAVCNLLYTLCKVRGYKIIVAFLNNEPRFLEHVLEALEQYDSGEDTSLATWQVPYVLLLWLGHLLLAPFDLSSISAKSPQLPGSAPEQDLPPLVHRLLHIGRKYLHSSTKAQDAASAMLVRLAIRPDVLPLRLADRWTAEHLPKLTQSASNTQNMYATLGSLRLMVGVASASELSHLVPDIYRPCAAAFDEHDSSALSSNAVAKKLIVKIFRNIATLALRSVATSGPLLHFLQTTDVLEDVIDYLLRSLSDKDTPVRFAAAKATSLIVLELDPEMAHDVIQAVLDSFKEDMPRDDGSLDFSTTNALRWHGLTLTLSHMLFKRSASVQQLPDILIALIAALQYQQRTATGSTLGTNVRDAANFGIWSLARRYITAELLLVPMEAFHTKQETIIQHLAVQLILSACFDPAGNIRRGSSAALQELVGRHPDQVHQGISLVQIVDYLAVSLRSRAMVDIANKAARLHSAFWPAVLAGTLGWRGLGSADLPSREAAASSIAGLITSAQDQITILQLVGGHLLMCSPRDTELLHGMFLAAANVIEQALAGDQDRYRSLLAFLPSLIQHVDILQEAIQDFSSRTLRSDLSASMARYITALYKSMMHSESPAVDGERLKGLDSIVDKLLTRHEESIIATIPELVRAMLALKRARSLPLGNIGVQTLSKRVSIDGAMSTMHSAGRAIALGALAPCYESSGMNNEKALAAAQVLADLLHAMNVEWRVIGVKAIQLIVETASGADAMAADVADVICKAVTHGLNDYTIDERGDVGSLVRLQCISCTSKISSSKAFNDHPPLLATLKAEIYRLSLEKLDRVRLSAAHCRYQHFNLLTNPSDVASVSSRSYFEAAILPTSPSHPHQAVLEGLISCAGVGAENVLQASREVLAVYLSSLTNTDLEVQLSLFTTIMKRTLDDPTKPHPALELLAFLLDMQIPQRLADSVTFKWRNVLSLVQKSHHKSNDIPKILAAVHVYAGLADVPAIRGEVLKKLISMLKTNPYPRVRVAVAETLWMVTRDQGMMGVDWARPARDNAGVVEGLGKYVTV
- a CDS encoding Exosome complex component MTR3 encodes the protein MAALGDRRRLNAPAGGTAPPVFATAQDFQIERPSRSRNADEHRKIFLRTGVVPSASGSAYYEIQPQITDASSKLLVPSSSNLKISCTVHGPRPLPRNAAFSPNLLLTTHVKFAPFATRQRRGYVRDASERDLGVHLETALRGVIIGERWPKSGCEVIITVLEGEEDGWWGDAQSGGKAGGWGTMNVLAGCITVASAALADAGIDCVDLVSGGVAALSSNRGDTLLDPSQPEQDIKAACVVGYLKSRDEITQMWMKGDAGIHSEALIDSAVKAAVLTRSVLAEAVKEAAELELTKLPDTTNGKPVEPVKKQKDVVMTG
- a CDS encoding Plasma membrane proteolipid 3, which produces MCGSDVFLGLIAILFPPLAVWVKRGVCSADSLINIALCCLGFLPGLLHAWYIIAVYPEPTYEEVAQQDAERGTVTYYYVQQGAPRYGPQGGQQGDYGTVNSTTNSQFPGQQAGFVQPQQPKTKKQATHPHANRPQAPEPQSLAGPSGEVPPSYAQAVAGDHKVQGP
- a CDS encoding Short chain dehydrogenase asqE, yielding METIAAPLRGKCALVTGGSRGIGAAIAIKLAEQGCSKIAITYSSNQIKAEEVLAAIAQICPEIKTCTFSANLADPNFGEVVIERTLSGLKTDKIDIVISNAASVDIGQMSPAASMPKPEWDAMMTQNAWSPLALARAAVTKMPPGGRIIMLSSGSSKVAFGDPTVAYAASKAAMDSVAKNLAAIWGVQYGVTVNSVSVGATATDAFKKGLEQWGEEFAKWSGELSLLERHGEAREVAAIVAFIASPEASWIVGNQIPANGGSLSVLQG